The following proteins are encoded in a genomic region of Acidobacteriota bacterium:
- a CDS encoding prevent-host-death protein: MLLPPHPPRPRPLRGSCTKLSEYIRLAARGETILVTDRDRVVAEITQPGASRADTVSDAVLAEAVRKGWVTPPVLKRPPSARKPLAPLAEILDELDRQRNDR; this comes from the coding sequence ATCCTACTCCCCCCCCACCCCCCCCGACCCCGCCCTCTTCGCGGGTCATGTACGAAGCTGAGCGAGTACATTCGGCTCGCTGCCCGAGGAGAGACGATTCTCGTGACCGACCGGGACCGGGTCGTCGCCGAGATCACCCAACCCGGAGCCTCGCGAGCGGACACGGTATCTGACGCGGTTCTCGCGGAGGCGGTTCGGAAAGGATGGGTCACGCCTCCGGTGTTGAAGCGCCCGCCGTCGGCGCGGAAACCGCTCGCTCCGCTCGCCGAGATCCTCGATGAACTGGACCGGCAGAGGAACGATCGGTGA
- a CDS encoding PIN domain-containing protein: MIYVDTSIVLAELFAEDQHPPAKLWDEELISSRLLEYEIWNAIHRRAKADSHGEAARQLLESFAIAELSRDVLRRAIERFPVPVRTLDALHLSTILFLGEQGLDLELASYDVRMIEGAQKLAIPLAAM, translated from the coding sequence GTGATCTACGTCGATACCTCGATCGTTCTGGCCGAGCTTTTCGCGGAGGACCAGCATCCTCCGGCGAAGCTGTGGGACGAGGAGCTCATCTCGAGCCGGCTTCTGGAGTACGAGATATGGAACGCGATCCACCGCAGAGCGAAGGCTGATTCGCACGGGGAAGCGGCGCGTCAGCTTCTCGAGTCATTCGCGATCGCGGAGCTTTCCCGGGATGTTTTGAGACGAGCGATCGAACGCTTCCCCGTTCCGGTTCGGACCCTCGACGCTTTGCATCTCTCCACGATTCTCTTTCTCGGCGAACAGGGTCTCGATCTCGAGCTCGCCAGCTACGATGTGAGAATGATCGAGGGCGCACAGAAGCTCGCGATTCCGCTCGCGGCAATGTGA